From Etheostoma cragini isolate CJK2018 chromosome 14, CSU_Ecrag_1.0, whole genome shotgun sequence, the proteins below share one genomic window:
- the LOC117957237 gene encoding lamin-A-like isoform X2 codes for MATPKNTPRGANTPLSPNRITRLQEKDDLCNLNDRLAVYIDKVRSLETENAALRVRITESETEVSRELTGLKAAYETELADARQTLDSVAKERARLQLELAKLREDYKELKARNSKKESDLAGALLRLKDLEALLNSKDASLTTALGEKRNLEVENRDLKAQNAKLETSLADARKQLQDEMLRRVDGENRIQTLKEELEFSRNLHSEELRETKRRYESRMIELDNGHQQDFESKLSEALMDMRSQHELQVKMFKEEIEKTYNSKLENARQSADRSSHLVGAAHEELQQTRTRLESMSSQLSQLQKQLAAREAKVRDLEDALSRERDNTRRLLGEKDREMAEMRQQMQQQLDEYQELLDVKLALDMEICAYRKLLEGEEQRLRLSPSPPPTKMTGSRSSTSGALSRSVHYNAQSSPAKRRRPNDTDSEASSIAGGAVARTRITQQASASGRVTVDEVDLEGKYVRLSNKSDEDQNLGTWQLKRQVGSGAPIIFKFPVKFALKAGQRVTIWASGAGGTHNPPSDLVWKTQPSWGTGDLFQTTLISANGEEMAMRKVTRTQFEEEDDDMVAHSTCGDSEYNLRSRTVVCGSCGLPSDKSSNCSMTSASRSFRSGGISEGLLPHSYVFSASTPRKTGARMENCPIM; via the exons ATGGCGACACCGAAAAACACTCCCCGAGGTGCCAACACACCACTGTCACCGAACCGTATCACCCGGCTCCAGGAGAAGGATGACCTGTGTAACCTCAACGATCGCCTGGCCGTCTACATCGACAAGGTGCGCTCTCTGGAGACCGAGAACGCCGCCCTGCGTGTGCGCATCACCGAGTCAGAGACCGAGGTGAGCCGGGAGCTGACGGGCCTGAAGGCCGCCTATGAGACCGAGCTGGCCGATGCCCGACAGACTCTGGACTCGGTGGCCAAAGAGCGAGCACGTCTGCAGCTGGAGCTGGCAAAGCTGCGAGAGGACTACAAGGAGCTGAAAGCAAG GAACAGCAAAAAGGAGTCCGATTTGGCTGGAGCTTTGCTGAGGCTCAAAGACCTGGAGGCTCTGCTGAACTCCAAAGATGCGTCCTTGACCACGGCTCTGGGAGAGAAGCGTAACCTCGAGGTGGAAAACAGGGACCTGAAGGCGCAGAATGCCAAG CTGGAAACCAGTTTGGCTGATGCCAGGAAGCAACTGCAGGATGAGATGCTGAGGAGGGTGGATGGAGAGAATCGCATCCAGACCCTGAAAGAGGAGCTGGAGTTTTCGAGGAACCTCCACTCTGAG GAACTACGGGAGACAAAGCGGCGTTATGAGTCCCGTATGATTGAGTTGGACAACGGCCACCAGCAGGACTTTGAAAGCAAGTTGTCCGAGGCGCTGATGGACATGCGTAGCCAGCACGAACTGCAGGTCAAAATGTTCAAAGAGGAGATTGAGAAGACCTACAATTCCAAG ctGGAAAATGCTCGTCAGTCAGCGGACAGGAGCAGCCACCTGGTTGGAGCAGCACATGAGGAGCTCCAGCAGACACGAACCCGCCTGGAGTCCATGTCCTCTCAGCTCAGCCAGCTGCAGAAACAG CTGGCGGCCCGCGAGGCAAAGGTAAGGGACCTGGAGGACGCCCTGTCCCGGGAGCGGGACAACACCCGTCGCCTGCTgggggagaaagacagagaaatggccGAGATGAGGCAGCAAATGCAACAGCAGCTGGATGAGTACCAGGAACTTCTGGATGTAAAGCTGGCTTTGGATATGGAGATATGCGCTTACAGGAAGCTGCTGGAAGGGGAGGAGCAGAG GCTGCGTCTCTCCCCCAGCCCCCCGCCCACCAAAATGACAGGAAGTCGTTCCTCTACTTCAGGAGCTCTCTCTCGATCAGTCCACTATAACGCACAGAGCTCTCCTGCCAAGAGGCGCCGACCCAACGACACTGACAGCGAGGCTTCCAGCATTGCAGGTGGAGCTGTGGCCCGCACTCGCATCACCCAGCAGGCCTCAGCCAGCGGACGGGTCACTGTGGACGAGGTGGACCTGGAAGGGAAATATGTCAGACTCAGCAACAAATCAGATGAG GATCAGAACTTGGGGACCTGGCAGTTGAAGCGGCAGGTGGGATCTGGGGCCCCTATCATCTTCAAGTTCCCGGTGAAATTCGCCTTGAAGGCCGGCCAGAGGGTCACG ATCTGGGCCTCTGGTGCTGGTGGAACCCACAACCCTCCCTCTGACCTGGTGTGGAAGACTCAGCCCTCTTGGGGCACTGGAGACCTGTTCCAGACCACCCTGATCAGTGCCAATGGAGAG GAAATGGCAATGAGGAAGGTTACCCGCACACAgtttgaagaagaagatgatgacaTG GTGGCTCACAGCACCTGTGGGGACAGTGAGTACAACCTGCGGAGCCGGACAGTGGTCTGCGGCTCCTGCGGACTTCCTTCAGACAAATCCAGCAACTGCTCCATGACCTCAGCCTCCCGCTCCTTCCGCAGCGGAGGCATCTCTGAGGGTCTACTGCCGCACTCCTACGTGTTCAGCGCCAGCACTCCTCGCAAG ACTGGAGCCAGAATGGAGAACTGTCCAATTATGTGA
- the naxe gene encoding NAD(P)H-hydrate epimerase has product MLSVRTLFGIGFLVTSRATSILAQTGTCPLPAAANNHKKDCFSSRPASTMAQTIKYLGQEEAQHIDEELFTEYGFSVDQLMELAGLSCATAIGKAYPLTSLVKARPSLLVICGPGNNGGDGLVCARHLKLFGYEPTILYPKRPNKPLFQGLTTQCQKMEIPFLTEMPEAKVIDEAYNLVIDAIFGFSFKGAVREPFGSILDVLKKTTAPIASIDIPSGWDVEKGSADGLQPDTLISLTAPKKSASLFRGRYHFLGGRFVPPGLERKYQLNLPQYPGLDCVLQL; this is encoded by the exons ATGTTGAGTGTGCGGACTCTGTTTGGAATCGGCTTCTTGGTCACCTCAAGGGCCACGTCGATCCTTGCTCAGACAGGGACGTGTCCGCTGCCCGCTGCAGCTAACAACCACAAGAAGGACTGTTTTAGTAGCAGACCAGCCTCCACCATGGCCCAGACAATCAAATATCTTGG GCAGGAGGAGGCGCAGCACATTGACGAGGAGCTCTTCACTGAGTACGGCTTCAGTGTGGACCAGCTGATGGAGCTGGCTGGACTCAGCTGTGCCACAGCCATTGGCAAG GCGTATCCACTGACTTCCCTGGTCAAGGCCAGACCTTCTCTGCTGGTGATTTGTGGACCAGGTAACAACGGAGGCGATGGCCTGGTCTGTGCCCGACACCTCAAACTCTTT GGTTACGAACCTACCATCTTGTACCCGAAGAGGCCAAACAAACCTCTGTTCCAGGGCCTGACCACACAGTGCCAGAAAATGGAGATCCCCTTCCTGACTGAGATGCCTGAG GCTAAGGTGATTGACGAGGCTTACAACCTGGTGATTGATGCCATCTTTGGCTTCAGCTTTAAGGGGGCTGTGCGAGAGCCTTTTGGTTCCATCCTAGACGTGCTGAAGAAGACGACTGCCCCCATAGCCAGCATCGACATCCCATCAG gttgggATGTAGAGAAGGGCAGTGCAGATGGCCTTCAGCCTGACACGCTCATCTCTCTCACTGCTCCCAAGAAGTCTGCCTCCTTGTTCCGAGGACGATACCACTTCCTGGGAGGCCGGTTTGTGCCACCGGGCCTAGAGAGGAAGTACCAGCTCAACCTGCCTCAGTATCCTGGCCTGGACTGTGTGTTACAACTGTAG
- the LOC117957237 gene encoding lamin-A-like isoform X1, with product MATPKNTPRGANTPLSPNRITRLQEKDDLCNLNDRLAVYIDKVRSLETENAALRVRITESETEVSRELTGLKAAYETELADARQTLDSVAKERARLQLELAKLREDYKELKARNSKKESDLAGALLRLKDLEALLNSKDASLTTALGEKRNLEVENRDLKAQNAKLETSLADARKQLQDEMLRRVDGENRIQTLKEELEFSRNLHSEELRETKRRYESRMIELDNGHQQDFESKLSEALMDMRSQHELQVKMFKEEIEKTYNSKLENARQSADRSSHLVGAAHEELQQTRTRLESMSSQLSQLQKQLAAREAKVRDLEDALSRERDNTRRLLGEKDREMAEMRQQMQQQLDEYQELLDVKLALDMEICAYRKLLEGEEQRLRLSPSPPPTKMTGSRSSTSGALSRSVHYNAQSSPAKRRRPNDTDSEASSIAGGAVARTRITQQASASGRVTVDEVDLEGKYVRLSNKSDEDQNLGTWQLKRQVGSGAPIIFKFPVKFALKAGQRVTIWASGAGGTHNPPSDLVWKTQPSWGTGDLFQTTLISANGEEMAMRKVTRTQFEEEDDDMQVAHSTCGDSEYNLRSRTVVCGSCGLPSDKSSNCSMTSASRSFRSGGISEGLLPHSYVFSASTPRKTGARMENCPIM from the exons ATGGCGACACCGAAAAACACTCCCCGAGGTGCCAACACACCACTGTCACCGAACCGTATCACCCGGCTCCAGGAGAAGGATGACCTGTGTAACCTCAACGATCGCCTGGCCGTCTACATCGACAAGGTGCGCTCTCTGGAGACCGAGAACGCCGCCCTGCGTGTGCGCATCACCGAGTCAGAGACCGAGGTGAGCCGGGAGCTGACGGGCCTGAAGGCCGCCTATGAGACCGAGCTGGCCGATGCCCGACAGACTCTGGACTCGGTGGCCAAAGAGCGAGCACGTCTGCAGCTGGAGCTGGCAAAGCTGCGAGAGGACTACAAGGAGCTGAAAGCAAG GAACAGCAAAAAGGAGTCCGATTTGGCTGGAGCTTTGCTGAGGCTCAAAGACCTGGAGGCTCTGCTGAACTCCAAAGATGCGTCCTTGACCACGGCTCTGGGAGAGAAGCGTAACCTCGAGGTGGAAAACAGGGACCTGAAGGCGCAGAATGCCAAG CTGGAAACCAGTTTGGCTGATGCCAGGAAGCAACTGCAGGATGAGATGCTGAGGAGGGTGGATGGAGAGAATCGCATCCAGACCCTGAAAGAGGAGCTGGAGTTTTCGAGGAACCTCCACTCTGAG GAACTACGGGAGACAAAGCGGCGTTATGAGTCCCGTATGATTGAGTTGGACAACGGCCACCAGCAGGACTTTGAAAGCAAGTTGTCCGAGGCGCTGATGGACATGCGTAGCCAGCACGAACTGCAGGTCAAAATGTTCAAAGAGGAGATTGAGAAGACCTACAATTCCAAG ctGGAAAATGCTCGTCAGTCAGCGGACAGGAGCAGCCACCTGGTTGGAGCAGCACATGAGGAGCTCCAGCAGACACGAACCCGCCTGGAGTCCATGTCCTCTCAGCTCAGCCAGCTGCAGAAACAG CTGGCGGCCCGCGAGGCAAAGGTAAGGGACCTGGAGGACGCCCTGTCCCGGGAGCGGGACAACACCCGTCGCCTGCTgggggagaaagacagagaaatggccGAGATGAGGCAGCAAATGCAACAGCAGCTGGATGAGTACCAGGAACTTCTGGATGTAAAGCTGGCTTTGGATATGGAGATATGCGCTTACAGGAAGCTGCTGGAAGGGGAGGAGCAGAG GCTGCGTCTCTCCCCCAGCCCCCCGCCCACCAAAATGACAGGAAGTCGTTCCTCTACTTCAGGAGCTCTCTCTCGATCAGTCCACTATAACGCACAGAGCTCTCCTGCCAAGAGGCGCCGACCCAACGACACTGACAGCGAGGCTTCCAGCATTGCAGGTGGAGCTGTGGCCCGCACTCGCATCACCCAGCAGGCCTCAGCCAGCGGACGGGTCACTGTGGACGAGGTGGACCTGGAAGGGAAATATGTCAGACTCAGCAACAAATCAGATGAG GATCAGAACTTGGGGACCTGGCAGTTGAAGCGGCAGGTGGGATCTGGGGCCCCTATCATCTTCAAGTTCCCGGTGAAATTCGCCTTGAAGGCCGGCCAGAGGGTCACG ATCTGGGCCTCTGGTGCTGGTGGAACCCACAACCCTCCCTCTGACCTGGTGTGGAAGACTCAGCCCTCTTGGGGCACTGGAGACCTGTTCCAGACCACCCTGATCAGTGCCAATGGAGAG GAAATGGCAATGAGGAAGGTTACCCGCACACAgtttgaagaagaagatgatgacaTG CAGGTGGCTCACAGCACCTGTGGGGACAGTGAGTACAACCTGCGGAGCCGGACAGTGGTCTGCGGCTCCTGCGGACTTCCTTCAGACAAATCCAGCAACTGCTCCATGACCTCAGCCTCCCGCTCCTTCCGCAGCGGAGGCATCTCTGAGGGTCTACTGCCGCACTCCTACGTGTTCAGCGCCAGCACTCCTCGCAAG ACTGGAGCCAGAATGGAGAACTGTCCAATTATGTGA